A window of the Malaclemys terrapin pileata isolate rMalTer1 chromosome 6, rMalTer1.hap1, whole genome shotgun sequence genome harbors these coding sequences:
- the CKS2 gene encoding cyclin-dependent kinases regulatory subunit 2 codes for MAHKQIYYSDKYFDEHYEYRHVMLPRELSKQVPKTHLMSEEEWRRLGVQQSLGWVHYMIHEPEPHILLFRRPLPKDQQK; via the exons ATGGCCCATAAGCAGATCTACTACTCCGACAAATACTTCGACGAGCACTACGAGTATCG ACATGTGATGTTACCCAGAGAGCTTTCAAAGCAAGTACCAAAAACCCATCTAATGTCTGAAGAGGAATGGAGAAGACTTGGTGTCCAGCAAAGTCTTGGCTGGGTCCATTACATGATCCATGAGCCAG AACCACACATCCTTCTCTTTAGAAGACCTCTTCCGAAAGACCAacaaaaatga